One Carassius auratus strain Wakin chromosome 3, ASM336829v1, whole genome shotgun sequence genomic region harbors:
- the LOC113050786 gene encoding serine/threonine-protein kinase/endoribonuclease ire-1 has product MEHQHAEFVDTHYETLLQIVTSVMPIADKLYESKKLTWQAYSKITKATTKKNQMRELLNTVKSGGPAVKSAFYKVLQEIKPDVIQELEGPSSPTDHEKQVTENNIIRWNLSSIKYKSQIKELWIDSSRKKVGNLYFSRNNKYIIGSGGSGTVYLGLKEDGTEVAIKRITKDQQKSKCFENELKHLRDLNLESKNIVRYVDLAEDEDFYYLALQLCEYDMEDYMENLRQQEQKDKDATLRKIVKEILLGLQVLHRADVIHRDIKPGNVLIDSGKNARLADFGLSRKLEEGRSTVHTARAGTQGWEATEILNQKDAVYKKSSDIQVAGMLVYYILSDGKHPFGDVKDREENIKKGQYSLEDLQDIVAKDLIEWMINIEPSERLTIDEVLRHPYFWDNDSKDTVLRKLGDRPEIQNYETLAKLRKLYIEKGLTEETEATAALTIVEAFSELKIENEKKQNDIVTIVGEDLKNLWKLFNAAEKVTEGKCFSNWQSELSEIWKDINKKLPEDILGLLRVLRNKLVHANVGNEFEKKKIFDLFPDFFISLHRVAKILSWKY; this is encoded by the exons ATGGAACATCAGC ATGCTGAGTTCGTGGACACACACTATGAAACTCTCCTTCAGATAGTTACATCTGTGATGCCCATCGCCGATAAGCTGTATGAAAGCAAAAAGCTTACCTGGCAAGCTTATTCGAAGATCACAAAGGCCACAACTAAAAAAAACCAAATGAGAGAGCTTCTAAACACTGTGAAATCTGGAGGACCTGCAGTAAAATCTGCTTTTTACAAAGTACTGCAAGAAATCAAGCCTGATGTCATTCAAGAACTTGAAG GGCCATCATCCCCGACAGATCATGAAAAACAGGTCACTGAGAACAATATCATCAGGTGGAACCTATCCTCAATAAAGTACAAGAGTCAAATAAAGGAGCTCTGGATTGATTCCTCCAGGAAAAAAGTCGGGAACCTTTATTTTTCTagaaacaataaatacattattgGCTCTGGAGGAAGTGGGACAGTGTATCTTGGCCTGAAGGAAGATGGCACTGAGGTAGCCATTAAACGAATAACCAAGGACCAACAGAAaagcaaatgctttgaaaatgaactAAAGCATCTACGAGATTTGAATCTTGAGAGCAAGAACATTGTCAGGTACGTGGACTTAGCTGAGGATGAAGACTTTTATTATCTTGCACTACAGCTTTGTGAATATGATATGGAGGATTACATGGAAAATCTTCGTCAGCAAGAACAAAAAGACAAAGACGCCACTTTGAGAAAAATAGTGAAGGAGATTCTTCTAGGCCTTCAAGTTCTTCACCGTGCTGATGTGATACATCGCGATATAAAGCCTGGAAATGTTTTGATAG ATTCAGGAAAAAATGCGAGGCTGGCCGACTTTGGCTTAAGTCGCAAACTGGAGGAGGGCAGAAGCACAGTGCATACTGCTAGAGCTGGCACACAAGGATGGGAAGCTACCGAGATCCTGAACCAAAAAGATGCAGTTTACAAGAAGAGCTCAGACATCCAG GTTGCTGGGATGTTAGTGTACTACATCCTCTCTGACGGGAAACATCCTTTCGGGGACGTAAAGGATCGTGAGGAGAACATCAAGAAAGGGCAATACTCTCTTGAAGATTTACAAGATATAGTAGCAAAGGATCTCATAGAATGGATGATCAACATTGAACCATCAGAGAGACTGACCATTGATGAGGTCCTACGACACCCTTATTTCTGGGATAATGACAG cAAAGACACAGTCCTTAGGAAGCTGGGTGATAGGCCTGAAATCCAGAACTACGAGACTTTAGCAAAACTTCGCAAACTCTACATAGAAAAAGGACTCACAGAGGAAACAGAGGCGACAGCAGCGCTGACCATTGTTGAGGCCTTCAGTGAACTGAAAATAGAGAATGAAAAGAA GCAAAATGACATTGTTACAATAGTGGGTGAGGATTTAAAAAACCTTTGGAAGCTCTTCAACGCTGCAGAGAAGGTCACAGAGGGAAAATGCTTTTCTAATTGGCAATCAGAG cTTTCAGAAATATGGAAAGACATTAACAAAAAGCTTCCAGAGGACATTCTTGGCCTGCTGCGTGTTTTGCGCAACAAATTGGTGCATGC AAATGttggaaatgagtttgaaaagaAGAAGATTTTTGACCTCTTCCCGGACTTTTTCATCAGTTTACACAGAGTGGCTAAAATCTTGAGCTGGAAATACTGA
- the LOC113050796 gene encoding glutaryl-CoA dehydrogenase, mitochondrial-like isoform X2, with protein sequence MALRSVSRLLVNSQRCVLFTASRSQKTSAASPWEKSGEKKQVKTAKAQFNWRDALDLEGLLTEEEVMIRDSFRTYCQEKLMPRILMANRNEVFHREIVSEMGELGVLGPTIKGYGCAGTSYVAYGLIAREVERVDSGYRSVMSVQSSLVMHPINAYGTEEQKEKYLPRLARGEILGCFGLTEPNHGSDPGSMETRAKYNPSSRTFTLTGSKTWITNSPVADICVVWAKCEDGKVRGFILERGMKGLSTPKIEGKFSLRASATGMIIMDEVEVPEENLLPKVSGLAGPFGCLNNARYGIAWGALGAAEFCFHAARQYTLDRIQFGVPLARNQLIQKKMADMLTEIAIGLQSCLQLGRLIDEKKAAPEMISMLKRNSCGKALDIARQARDMLGGNGIADEYHIIRHVMNLEAVNTYEGTHDIHALILGRAITGLQSFTVDK encoded by the exons ATGGCATTAAGGAGTGTGAGTCGCCTGCTTGTGAACAGCCAGAGATGTGTCCTCTTTACAGCTTCCAGATCACAGAAAACTTCTGCAGCTTCTCCATGGG AGAAGTCTGGCGAAAAGAAGCAAGTGAAAACAG CTAAAGCACAGTTTAACTGGCGGGATGCTTTGGACCTGGAAGGTCTCCTGACGGAGGAGGAGGTCATGATTCGTGACTCCTTTCGCACCTACTGCCAGGAGAAACTCATGCCGCGCATCCTGATGGCCAACAGAAATGAAG TTTTCCATCGTGAGATTGTGTCTGAGATGGGGGAACTTGGTGTTTTGGGGCCCACCATTAAAG GTTACGGTTGTGCTGGCACAAGTTACGTGGCGTACGGTCTCATCGCGCGTGAGGTGGAGCGAGTGGACAGCGGCTATCGCTCGGTCATGAGTGTGCAGTCCTCGCTGGTCATGCACCCCATCAATGCTTACGGCACAGAGGAACAGAAGGAGAAATACCTGCCCAGGCTGG CTCGAGGAGAGATTCTAGGTTGTTTTGGATTGACAGAACCAAACCACGGCAGTGACCCGGGCAGCATGGAGACCAGGGCCAAATACAACCCGTCCAGTCGTACCTTCACCCTCACCGGCTCCAAGACATG GATTACCAACTCACCAGTGGCTGACATCTGTGTGGTTTGGGCCAAATGCGAGGATGGGAAGGTACGTGGCTTCATCTTGGAGCGTGGCATGAAGGGTCTGTCCACCCCTAAGATCGAAGGCAAGTTCTCCCTGCGGGCTTCAGCCACGGGCATGATCATCATGGACGAGGTGGAAGTGCCAGAGGAAAACCTGCTGCCCAAAGTTTCAGGACTGGCA GGTCCATTCGGGTGTCTGAATAATGCTCGTTATGGTATTGCTTGGGGGGCTCTGGGAGCCGCAGAGTTTTGTTTCCACGCCGCACGACAGTACACACTGGACAG AATCCAGTTCGGAGTTCCTCTAGCCAGAAACCAGCTGATCCAGAAGAAGATGGCAGACATGTTAACAGAGATCGCCATCGGCCTACAGTCGTGTCTTCAGCTGGGCCGACTGATAGATGAGAAGAA AGCGGCACCAGAGATGATATCTATGCTGAAGAGGAACTCCTGTGGTAAAGCCCTGGATATCGCTAGACAAGCCCGAGATATGCTGGGAGGAAACGGCATCGCAGACGAGTATCATATCATTCGTCACGTCATGAACCTGGAAGCCGTCAACACTTATGAAG GTACCCATGATATCCATGCCCTGATCCTGGGCAGAGCCATCACTGGACTGCAGTCTTTCACGGTGGACAAATGA
- the LOC113050796 gene encoding glutaryl-CoA dehydrogenase, mitochondrial-like isoform X1 — protein MALRSVSRLLVNSQRCVLFTASRSQKTSAASPWDAEKSGEKKQVKTAKAQFNWRDALDLEGLLTEEEVMIRDSFRTYCQEKLMPRILMANRNEVFHREIVSEMGELGVLGPTIKGYGCAGTSYVAYGLIAREVERVDSGYRSVMSVQSSLVMHPINAYGTEEQKEKYLPRLARGEILGCFGLTEPNHGSDPGSMETRAKYNPSSRTFTLTGSKTWITNSPVADICVVWAKCEDGKVRGFILERGMKGLSTPKIEGKFSLRASATGMIIMDEVEVPEENLLPKVSGLAGPFGCLNNARYGIAWGALGAAEFCFHAARQYTLDRIQFGVPLARNQLIQKKMADMLTEIAIGLQSCLQLGRLIDEKKAAPEMISMLKRNSCGKALDIARQARDMLGGNGIADEYHIIRHVMNLEAVNTYEGTHDIHALILGRAITGLQSFTVDK, from the exons ATGGCATTAAGGAGTGTGAGTCGCCTGCTTGTGAACAGCCAGAGATGTGTCCTCTTTACAGCTTCCAGATCACAGAAAACTTCTGCAGCTTCTCCATGGG ATGCAGAGAAGTCTGGCGAAAAGAAGCAAGTGAAAACAG CTAAAGCACAGTTTAACTGGCGGGATGCTTTGGACCTGGAAGGTCTCCTGACGGAGGAGGAGGTCATGATTCGTGACTCCTTTCGCACCTACTGCCAGGAGAAACTCATGCCGCGCATCCTGATGGCCAACAGAAATGAAG TTTTCCATCGTGAGATTGTGTCTGAGATGGGGGAACTTGGTGTTTTGGGGCCCACCATTAAAG GTTACGGTTGTGCTGGCACAAGTTACGTGGCGTACGGTCTCATCGCGCGTGAGGTGGAGCGAGTGGACAGCGGCTATCGCTCGGTCATGAGTGTGCAGTCCTCGCTGGTCATGCACCCCATCAATGCTTACGGCACAGAGGAACAGAAGGAGAAATACCTGCCCAGGCTGG CTCGAGGAGAGATTCTAGGTTGTTTTGGATTGACAGAACCAAACCACGGCAGTGACCCGGGCAGCATGGAGACCAGGGCCAAATACAACCCGTCCAGTCGTACCTTCACCCTCACCGGCTCCAAGACATG GATTACCAACTCACCAGTGGCTGACATCTGTGTGGTTTGGGCCAAATGCGAGGATGGGAAGGTACGTGGCTTCATCTTGGAGCGTGGCATGAAGGGTCTGTCCACCCCTAAGATCGAAGGCAAGTTCTCCCTGCGGGCTTCAGCCACGGGCATGATCATCATGGACGAGGTGGAAGTGCCAGAGGAAAACCTGCTGCCCAAAGTTTCAGGACTGGCA GGTCCATTCGGGTGTCTGAATAATGCTCGTTATGGTATTGCTTGGGGGGCTCTGGGAGCCGCAGAGTTTTGTTTCCACGCCGCACGACAGTACACACTGGACAG AATCCAGTTCGGAGTTCCTCTAGCCAGAAACCAGCTGATCCAGAAGAAGATGGCAGACATGTTAACAGAGATCGCCATCGGCCTACAGTCGTGTCTTCAGCTGGGCCGACTGATAGATGAGAAGAA AGCGGCACCAGAGATGATATCTATGCTGAAGAGGAACTCCTGTGGTAAAGCCCTGGATATCGCTAGACAAGCCCGAGATATGCTGGGAGGAAACGGCATCGCAGACGAGTATCATATCATTCGTCACGTCATGAACCTGGAAGCCGTCAACACTTATGAAG GTACCCATGATATCCATGCCCTGATCCTGGGCAGAGCCATCACTGGACTGCAGTCTTTCACGGTGGACAAATGA
- the syce2 gene encoding synaptonemal complex central element protein 2, translating into MAQHFFGNSGSMTLQSTPKSGHHHSSKMSDDGFNSTGETLSFVTLNDSNEQQSEDSGISVSKTSTRSSPGNSTMEDAAVLSPPNSQIDEIGKKAQDLIERINERRAMDQHVMNSFEEKLIKKVREMCQQVKEQMFEYYEQHSQGMEASITELSEVLERSSQLSMELQGASQTLAAINKGLQHSTEQ; encoded by the exons ATGGCTCAGCACTTCTTTGGAAATTCAGGCTCTATGACATTGCAGTCAACACCCAAATCTGGCCATCACCATTCTTCAAAG ATGTCAGATGATGGTTTTAACTCGACGGGTGAAACTCTGTCATTTGTTACCCTGAATGACAGCAATGAGCAGCAAAG TGAGGACTCGGGTATCAGTGTTTCAAAAACCTCGACTAGAAGTTCGCCGGGCAACAGTACTATGGAAGATGCAGCAGTATTATCTCCCCCAAATTCACAAATAGATGAGATTGGAAAGAAAGCACAGGACCTTATTGAGAGAATCAATGAGAGACGGGCCATGGACCAACATGTGATGAACAGCTTTGAGGAAAAGCTCATTAAAAAg GTGAGGGAGATGTGTCAGCAGGTGAAGGAGCAGATGTTTGAGTATTATGAGCAGCACAGTCAGGGCATGGAGGCCAGCATCACTGAGCTGTCGGAGGTGCTGGAGAGAAGCAGTCAGCTCAGTATGGAGCTACAGGGAGCCAGTCAAACCCTGGCTGCCATCAATAAAGGCCTGCAGCACAGCACAGAGCAATAG